The proteins below are encoded in one region of Pongo pygmaeus isolate AG05252 chromosome 20, NHGRI_mPonPyg2-v2.0_pri, whole genome shotgun sequence:
- the STAP2 gene encoding signal-transducing adaptor protein 2 isoform X3, with protein sequence MASALRPPRVPKPKGVLPSHYYESFLEKKGPCDRHVEKLNLGAFEKLKDEIPRGSSHDPGTHFSLILRNQEIKFKVETLECREMWKGFILTVVELRVPTDLTLLPGHLYMMSEVLAKEEARRALETPSCFLKVSRLEAQLLLERYPECGNLLLRPSGDGADGVSVTTRQMHNGTHVVRHYKVKREGPKYVIDVEEPFSCTSLDAVVNYFVSHTKKALVPFLLDEDYEKVLGYVEADKENGENVWVAPSAPGPGPAPCTGGPKPLSPASVPVSSQDKLPMLPPLPPLPNQEENYVTPIGDAPAVDYENQDVASSSRPVILKPKKLPKPPAKLPKPPVGPKPEPKVFNGGLARKLPVSSAQPLFPTAGLADMTAELQKKLEKRRALEH encoded by the exons ATGGCCTCTGCCCTGAGGCCACCCCGTGTCCCCAAGCCTAAGGGTGTCCTGCCTTCACACTACTATGAGAGCTTTCTAGAGAAGAAGGGGCCCTGTGACCGG CACGTGGAGAAGCTCAACCTGGGAGCATTTGAGAAACTCAAAGATGAGATTCCCCGGGGAAGCTCACATGACCCTGGCACCCACTTCAGCCTGATCCTCCGGAATCAGGAGATCAAGTTCAAG GTAGAGACCTTGGAGTGTCGGGAAATGTGGAAAGGCTTCATCTTAACGGTGGTGGAG CTCCGTGTCCCGACCGACTTGACCCTGCTTCCTGGGCACCTATACATGATGTCTGAAGTCTTGGCCAAAGAGGAGGCGCGCCGTGCACTGGAGACACCCTC GTGCTTCCTGAAGGTGAGCCGGCTGGAGGCACAACTGCTCCTGGAGCGCTACCCCGAGTGCGGGAACCTGCTGCTGCGGCCCAGCGGGGACGGCGCTGACGGCGTGTCGGTCACCACGCGGCAGATGCACAATGG GACGCACGTGGTCCGGCATTACAAGGTGAAGCGGGAGGGCCCCAAGTACGTGATCGATGTGGAAGAGCCG TTCTCTTGCACCTCCCTGGACGCCGTGGTCAACTATTTCGTGTCGCACACCAAAAAGGCGCTGGTGCCATTCCTGTTAGACGAGGACTACGAGAAGGTGCTAG GCTACGTGGAAGCCGATAAGGAGAATGGCGAGAATGTGTGGGTGGCGCCCTCCGCCCCGGGCCCAG GTCCTGCACCCTGCACAGGTGGCCCCAAGCCGCTGTCACCTGCGTCTGTGCCTGTGTCCAGCCAGGACAAGCTGCCCATGTTACCCCCACTGCCCCCACTACCGAACCAGGAAGAGAACTACGTGACCCCCATTGGAGATGCCCCAGCTGTTGACTATGAGAACCAAGACG TGGCTTCCTCTAGTCGGCCAGTCATCCTGAAGCCAAAGAAGTTGCCAAAGCCTCCTGCCAAGCTTCCAAAGCCACCCGTTGGACCCAAGCCAG AGCCCAAAGTCTTTAATGGTGGCTTGGCCAGGAAGCTGCCAGTCAGTTCAGCCCAGCCTCTCTTCCCCACAGCCG GGCTGGCAGACATGACGGCAGAGCTACAGAAGAAGCTGGAGAAGAGGCGGGCACTGGAGCACTGA
- the STAP2 gene encoding signal-transducing adaptor protein 2 isoform X2, whose product MASALRPPRVPKPKGVLPSHYYESFLEKKGPCDRDYKKFWAGLQGLTIYFYNSNRDFQHVEKLNLGAFEKLKDEIPRGSSHDPGTHFSLILRNQEIKFKVETLECREMWKGFILTVVELRVPTDLTLLPGHLYMMSEVLAKEEARRALETPSCFLKVSRLEAQLLLERYPECGNLLLRPSGDGADGVSVTTRQMHNGTHVVRHYKVKREGPKYVIDVEEPFSCTSLDAVVNYFVSHTKKALVPFLLDEDYEKVLGPAPCTGGPKPLSPASVPVSSQDKLPMLPPLPPLPNQEENYVTPIGDAPAVDYENQDVASSSRPVILKPKKLPKPPAKLPKPPVGPKPEPKVFNGGLARKLPVSSAQPLFPTAGLADMTAELQKKLEKRRALEH is encoded by the exons ATGGCCTCTGCCCTGAGGCCACCCCGTGTCCCCAAGCCTAAGGGTGTCCTGCCTTCACACTACTATGAGAGCTTTCTAGAGAAGAAGGGGCCCTGTGACCGG GACTACAAGAAGTTCTGGGCAGGCCTCCAGGGTCTCACCATTTATTTCTACAATAGCAATCGGGACTTCCAG CACGTGGAGAAGCTCAACCTGGGAGCATTTGAGAAACTCAAAGATGAGATTCCCCGGGGAAGCTCACATGACCCTGGCACCCACTTCAGCCTGATCCTCCGGAATCAGGAGATCAAGTTCAAG GTAGAGACCTTGGAGTGTCGGGAAATGTGGAAAGGCTTCATCTTAACGGTGGTGGAG CTCCGTGTCCCGACCGACTTGACCCTGCTTCCTGGGCACCTATACATGATGTCTGAAGTCTTGGCCAAAGAGGAGGCGCGCCGTGCACTGGAGACACCCTC GTGCTTCCTGAAGGTGAGCCGGCTGGAGGCACAACTGCTCCTGGAGCGCTACCCCGAGTGCGGGAACCTGCTGCTGCGGCCCAGCGGGGACGGCGCTGACGGCGTGTCGGTCACCACGCGGCAGATGCACAATGG GACGCACGTGGTCCGGCATTACAAGGTGAAGCGGGAGGGCCCCAAGTACGTGATCGATGTGGAAGAGCCG TTCTCTTGCACCTCCCTGGACGCCGTGGTCAACTATTTCGTGTCGCACACCAAAAAGGCGCTGGTGCCATTCCTGTTAGACGAGGACTACGAGAAGGTGCTAG GTCCTGCACCCTGCACAGGTGGCCCCAAGCCGCTGTCACCTGCGTCTGTGCCTGTGTCCAGCCAGGACAAGCTGCCCATGTTACCCCCACTGCCCCCACTACCGAACCAGGAAGAGAACTACGTGACCCCCATTGGAGATGCCCCAGCTGTTGACTATGAGAACCAAGACG TGGCTTCCTCTAGTCGGCCAGTCATCCTGAAGCCAAAGAAGTTGCCAAAGCCTCCTGCCAAGCTTCCAAAGCCACCCGTTGGACCCAAGCCAG AGCCCAAAGTCTTTAATGGTGGCTTGGCCAGGAAGCTGCCAGTCAGTTCAGCCCAGCCTCTCTTCCCCACAGCCG GGCTGGCAGACATGACGGCAGAGCTACAGAAGAAGCTGGAGAAGAGGCGGGCACTGGAGCACTGA
- the STAP2 gene encoding signal-transducing adaptor protein 2 isoform X1 has translation MASALRPPRVPKPKGVLPSHYYESFLEKKGPCDRDYKKFWAGLQGLTIYFYNSNRDFQHVEKLNLGAFEKLKDEIPRGSSHDPGTHFSLILRNQEIKFKVETLECREMWKGFILTVVELRVPTDLTLLPGHLYMMSEVLAKEEARRALETPSCFLKVSRLEAQLLLERYPECGNLLLRPSGDGADGVSVTTRQMHNGTHVVRHYKVKREGPKYVIDVEEPFSCTSLDAVVNYFVSHTKKALVPFLLDEDYEKVLGYVEADKENGENVWVAPSAPGPGPAPCTGGPKPLSPASVPVSSQDKLPMLPPLPPLPNQEENYVTPIGDAPAVDYENQDVASSSRPVILKPKKLPKPPAKLPKPPVGPKPEPKVFNGGLARKLPVSSAQPLFPTAGLADMTAELQKKLEKRRALEH, from the exons ATGGCCTCTGCCCTGAGGCCACCCCGTGTCCCCAAGCCTAAGGGTGTCCTGCCTTCACACTACTATGAGAGCTTTCTAGAGAAGAAGGGGCCCTGTGACCGG GACTACAAGAAGTTCTGGGCAGGCCTCCAGGGTCTCACCATTTATTTCTACAATAGCAATCGGGACTTCCAG CACGTGGAGAAGCTCAACCTGGGAGCATTTGAGAAACTCAAAGATGAGATTCCCCGGGGAAGCTCACATGACCCTGGCACCCACTTCAGCCTGATCCTCCGGAATCAGGAGATCAAGTTCAAG GTAGAGACCTTGGAGTGTCGGGAAATGTGGAAAGGCTTCATCTTAACGGTGGTGGAG CTCCGTGTCCCGACCGACTTGACCCTGCTTCCTGGGCACCTATACATGATGTCTGAAGTCTTGGCCAAAGAGGAGGCGCGCCGTGCACTGGAGACACCCTC GTGCTTCCTGAAGGTGAGCCGGCTGGAGGCACAACTGCTCCTGGAGCGCTACCCCGAGTGCGGGAACCTGCTGCTGCGGCCCAGCGGGGACGGCGCTGACGGCGTGTCGGTCACCACGCGGCAGATGCACAATGG GACGCACGTGGTCCGGCATTACAAGGTGAAGCGGGAGGGCCCCAAGTACGTGATCGATGTGGAAGAGCCG TTCTCTTGCACCTCCCTGGACGCCGTGGTCAACTATTTCGTGTCGCACACCAAAAAGGCGCTGGTGCCATTCCTGTTAGACGAGGACTACGAGAAGGTGCTAG GCTACGTGGAAGCCGATAAGGAGAATGGCGAGAATGTGTGGGTGGCGCCCTCCGCCCCGGGCCCAG GTCCTGCACCCTGCACAGGTGGCCCCAAGCCGCTGTCACCTGCGTCTGTGCCTGTGTCCAGCCAGGACAAGCTGCCCATGTTACCCCCACTGCCCCCACTACCGAACCAGGAAGAGAACTACGTGACCCCCATTGGAGATGCCCCAGCTGTTGACTATGAGAACCAAGACG TGGCTTCCTCTAGTCGGCCAGTCATCCTGAAGCCAAAGAAGTTGCCAAAGCCTCCTGCCAAGCTTCCAAAGCCACCCGTTGGACCCAAGCCAG AGCCCAAAGTCTTTAATGGTGGCTTGGCCAGGAAGCTGCCAGTCAGTTCAGCCCAGCCTCTCTTCCCCACAGCCG GGCTGGCAGACATGACGGCAGAGCTACAGAAGAAGCTGGAGAAGAGGCGGGCACTGGAGCACTGA